A DNA window from Calliphora vicina chromosome 1, idCalVici1.1, whole genome shotgun sequence contains the following coding sequences:
- the LOC135951763 gene encoding uncharacterized protein LOC135951763, with translation MYGTYAIGQLYTSEANNTYYIEFENEFTWFEAQHVCSEMNMTLVEINSNTKFLELITLIHKAEKQNNINGTYLWTGGIRNELPVDNFVWYSTGEQFNYTNWYNSYPNSRDDPKACLEIVAVFDWQWRNYECSSRSGFGCEEKTTRQILQNLKQKLQTEIEKNLNLQKELQQQQDEHQEQLRKLNEQNLEAQHQFQLQSHVIKQQKLKLEEDLQAEIIKQNNLKQQLESQQKLQDQLQEQIIQLKEEQKDVIKLREYMKINKDTTDLKQGELQITNRLISSINAS, from the exons ATGTATGGCACCTATGCCATAGGTCAATTATATACATCAGAGGCAAATAACACGTATTATATAGAATTTGAGAATGAG TTTACTTGGTTTGAAGCTCAACATGTCTGCTCCGAAATGAATATGACTTTAGTTGAgattaattcaaatacaaaatttctggAACTGATTACGTTAATACATAAGgctgaaaaacaaaataatattaatggaACTTATCTGTGGACTGGTGGCATACGGAATGAACTTCCGGTTGATAACTTCGTTTGGTATTCAACGGGTGAACAATTTAATTACACTAATTGGTATAATAGTTATCCTAATTCCAGAGACGATCCAAAAGCTTGTCTCGAAATTGTAGCAGTATTTGATTGGCAATGGCGTAACTATGAATGTTCATCAAGGAGTGGTTTCGGATGCGAAGAAAAAACCACTCGAcagattttacaaaatttaaaacagaaGTTGCAAACAGAAATAGAGAAGAATCTTAACTTACAGAAAGAGCTACAACAGCAACAAGACGAACATCAAGAGCAGTTACGAAAACTTAATGAACAAAATTTGGAGGCGCAACACCAATTTCAGTTGCAGTCGCAtgttataaaacaacaaaaattaaaacttgaagaagaTTTGCAAgcagaaataataaaacaaaataatctgAAACAGCAATTGGAAAGTCAACAAAAGCTGCAAGATCAGTTGCAAGAGCAAATAATACAACTTAAAGAAGAACAAAAAGATGTCATAAAACTTAGAGAAtacatgaaaataaataagGACACTACTGATTTGAAACAAGGTGAACTACAGA TAACTAATCGTTTGATCAGCAGTATCAACGCCTCCTAA